One window from the genome of Streptomyces sp. WZ-12 encodes:
- a CDS encoding ABC transporter permease has translation MSFWEYVGSRHVQLLTDTYQHASAVFQCMVIATVLGVALGVATYRSEWAGALATTTTATILTIPSLALIGLLIPIVGLGVAPTVVALTLYGLLPVVRNAIVGLRGVDPALVDAAKGIGMSRAARLFKVELPLAWPPILTGIRVATQMLMGIAAVAAFASGPGLGNEIFRGIASLGSANALNQVLSGTLGIVVLALLFDAGYVLIGRLTISRGIRA, from the coding sequence GTGAGCTTCTGGGAGTACGTCGGCAGCCGGCACGTCCAGTTGCTGACCGACACGTATCAGCACGCCAGCGCCGTCTTCCAGTGCATGGTGATCGCGACGGTGTTGGGCGTCGCGCTCGGTGTGGCTACCTACCGCAGCGAATGGGCCGGCGCGCTGGCCACGACGACCACCGCGACGATCCTGACCATCCCGTCCCTGGCCCTGATCGGCCTGCTGATCCCGATCGTCGGCCTCGGCGTCGCGCCGACCGTCGTGGCGCTGACCCTGTACGGGCTGCTGCCGGTGGTCCGCAACGCCATCGTGGGGCTGCGCGGGGTCGATCCGGCGCTGGTGGACGCGGCCAAGGGCATCGGGATGTCGCGGGCCGCCCGGCTCTTCAAGGTCGAACTCCCGCTGGCCTGGCCGCCGATCCTCACCGGCATCCGCGTCGCGACCCAGATGCTGATGGGCATCGCGGCCGTCGCCGCCTTCGCCTCGGGCCCCGGCCTCGGCAACGAGATCTTCCGCGGGATCGCCTCGCTGGGCAGCGCCAACGCGCTGAACCAGGTGCTCTCCGGGACGCTCGGGATCGTCGTCCTGGCCCTGCTCTTCGACGCCGGCTACGTCCTGATCGGGCGCCTGACGATATCCAGGGGGATCCGTGCCTGA
- a CDS encoding Lrp/AsnC family transcriptional regulator, with amino-acid sequence MAIDHLDGALLELLAREPRIGVLEASRRLGVARGTVQARLDRLQSNGVIRGFGPDVDPAALGYPVTAFATLEIKQGQGSDVRAHLAGVPEVLELHTTTGHGDMLCRLVARSNADLQRVIDRVVGFDGIVRASTAIVMENPVPLRIIPLVKQAAGG; translated from the coding sequence GTGGCGATCGATCATTTGGACGGGGCGCTGCTGGAACTGCTCGCCCGTGAGCCGCGGATCGGCGTCCTGGAGGCGTCGCGCCGGCTCGGGGTGGCCCGCGGAACGGTGCAGGCACGCCTCGACCGGCTTCAGTCGAATGGCGTGATCAGGGGTTTCGGGCCGGACGTGGACCCCGCGGCGCTGGGGTATCCGGTGACCGCGTTCGCGACCCTGGAGATCAAACAGGGGCAAGGCAGCGATGTGCGGGCCCACTTGGCGGGCGTTCCGGAGGTGCTGGAGCTGCATACAACGACCGGACACGGGGACATGCTCTGCAGGCTCGTGGCACGGTCGAACGCCGATCTCCAGCGGGTGATCGACCGGGTCGTGGGCTTTGATGGCATCGTGCGGGCATCCACGGCCATCGTCATGGAAAATCCGGTTCCGCTACGGATCATCCCGTTGGTGAAACAGGCCGCGGGCGGGTGA
- the hppD gene encoding 4-hydroxyphenylpyruvate dioxygenase: MADTTMHTQPTTPATARQADPFPVKGMDAVVFAVGNAKQAAHYYATAFGMKRVAYQGPETGNRETASYVLESGGARFVFTSVIKPTTDWGRFLAEHVAAHGDGVIDLAVEVPDVRAAYAYAVEHGATGLEEPYETKDEHGTVVRAAIATYGQTRHTLVERSDYDGPYLPGFVASEPLVAAPTKRFFQAIDHCVGNVELGKMDEWVAFYNKVMGFTNMKEFVGDDIATEYSALMSKVVADGTKKVKFPLNEPAIAKKKSQIDEYLEFYGGPGVQHIALATNDIVASVRQMRAAGVEFLNVPDAYYDTLGEWVGETRVPLDELRELKILADRDEDGYLLQIFTKPVQDRPTVFFEMIERHGSLGFGKGNFKALFEAIEREQDRRGNL; the protein is encoded by the coding sequence ATGGCAGACACCACGATGCACACCCAGCCCACCACCCCGGCCACGGCCCGGCAGGCGGACCCCTTCCCGGTCAAGGGGATGGACGCGGTCGTCTTCGCCGTCGGCAACGCCAAGCAGGCGGCCCACTACTACGCCACCGCCTTCGGCATGAAGCGCGTCGCCTACCAGGGACCGGAGACCGGCAACCGCGAGACGGCCTCCTACGTCCTGGAATCCGGCGGCGCCCGGTTCGTCTTCACCTCCGTGATCAAGCCGACCACCGACTGGGGCCGCTTCCTGGCCGAGCACGTGGCCGCGCACGGCGACGGCGTGATCGACCTGGCCGTCGAGGTGCCGGACGTCCGGGCGGCGTACGCCTACGCCGTCGAGCACGGCGCGACCGGCCTGGAGGAGCCCTACGAGACCAAGGACGAGCACGGCACGGTCGTCCGGGCCGCCATCGCCACCTACGGGCAGACCCGGCACACCCTTGTGGAGCGTTCCGACTACGACGGCCCCTACCTCCCCGGCTTCGTCGCCTCCGAGCCGCTCGTCGCCGCTCCGACGAAACGTTTCTTCCAGGCCATCGACCACTGCGTCGGCAACGTCGAACTCGGCAAGATGGACGAGTGGGTGGCCTTCTACAACAAGGTCATGGGCTTCACCAACATGAAGGAGTTCGTCGGCGACGACATCGCCACCGAGTACTCGGCGCTGATGTCCAAGGTCGTCGCGGACGGCACCAAGAAGGTGAAGTTCCCGCTCAACGAGCCGGCGATCGCCAAGAAGAAGTCCCAGATCGACGAGTACCTGGAGTTCTACGGCGGCCCCGGCGTCCAGCACATCGCGCTGGCCACCAACGACATCGTCGCCTCGGTCCGTCAAATGCGGGCCGCCGGCGTGGAGTTCCTCAACGTTCCCGACGCCTACTACGACACCCTCGGCGAGTGGGTCGGCGAGACCCGCGTCCCGCTCGACGAGCTGCGCGAGCTGAAGATCCTCGCCGACCGGGACGAGGACGGCTACCTGCTCCAGATCTTCACCAAGCCGGTCCAGGACCGCCCGACCGTCTTCTTCGAGATGATCGAGCGGCACGGCTCCCTCGGCTTCGGCAAGGGCAACTTCAAGGCCCTCTTCGAGGCCATCGAGCGCGAACAGGACCGCCGCGGCAACCTCTGA
- a CDS encoding FAD-binding oxidoreductase has protein sequence MDLIERLRAGLPEDALLTDPDVTDSYARDNANFCAAGTPAAVVLPRTVEQVQHVMRTATALRVPVVPQGARTGVSGAANATDGCIVLSLVKMDRILEIDPVDRIAVVEPGVINAVLSRAVNEHGLYYPPDPSSWESCTIGGNIGTAAGGLCCVKYGVTAEYVLGLEVVLADGRLIKTGRRTAKGVAGYDLTRLFVGSEGSLGVVVRATLALKPEPPQQLAMVAEFGSVTEAGDAVCRIMAEGHTPSLLELMDRTSIRAVNAMAQMGLPETTEVLLLAAFDTPDPAADLAAVGALCEAAGATQVVPADDAAESELLLQARRLTFPALEKIKPAMLIDDVCVPRSRLAAMLEGAAAIAEEHDLTIGVCAHAGDGNTHPLVCFDPADPDEERRAREAFDAIMALGLRLGGTITGEHGVGVLKKDWLARELGPDGVELHRGIKAVFDPLGILNPGKLF, from the coding sequence ATGGACCTCATCGAACGCCTGCGCGCCGGGCTCCCCGAGGACGCGCTGCTCACCGACCCCGACGTCACCGACTCCTACGCCCGGGACAACGCCAACTTCTGCGCCGCCGGGACCCCCGCCGCGGTCGTCCTGCCGCGCACCGTCGAGCAGGTCCAGCACGTGATGCGGACCGCCACCGCGCTGCGCGTCCCGGTCGTCCCGCAGGGCGCCCGCACCGGCGTCTCCGGCGCCGCCAACGCCACCGACGGCTGCATCGTCCTCTCCCTGGTCAAGATGGACCGCATCCTGGAGATCGACCCCGTCGACCGGATCGCGGTCGTCGAGCCGGGCGTGATCAACGCCGTCCTGTCCCGCGCGGTCAACGAGCACGGCCTCTACTACCCGCCGGACCCGTCCAGTTGGGAGTCGTGCACCATCGGCGGCAACATCGGCACCGCCGCCGGCGGCCTGTGTTGCGTGAAGTACGGCGTCACCGCCGAGTACGTGCTCGGCCTGGAGGTCGTCCTGGCCGACGGCCGGCTGATCAAGACCGGGCGGCGCACCGCCAAGGGTGTGGCCGGCTACGACCTCACCCGTCTCTTCGTCGGCTCCGAGGGCAGCCTCGGCGTCGTGGTCCGCGCCACCCTGGCACTCAAGCCCGAGCCGCCGCAACAGCTCGCCATGGTCGCCGAGTTCGGGTCGGTGACGGAGGCCGGCGACGCGGTCTGCCGGATCATGGCCGAGGGGCACACCCCCTCCCTCCTGGAGCTCATGGACCGCACCAGCATCCGCGCGGTCAACGCGATGGCCCAGATGGGCCTTCCGGAGACCACCGAGGTGCTGCTGCTGGCCGCCTTCGACACCCCCGATCCGGCCGCCGACCTCGCCGCGGTCGGCGCGCTGTGCGAGGCGGCCGGCGCCACCCAGGTCGTCCCCGCCGACGACGCGGCCGAGTCCGAACTCCTTCTCCAGGCACGCCGGTTGACCTTCCCGGCCCTGGAGAAGATCAAGCCCGCGATGCTCATCGACGACGTCTGCGTGCCCCGCTCGCGGCTCGCCGCGATGCTTGAGGGGGCCGCCGCCATCGCCGAGGAGCACGACCTGACCATCGGCGTCTGCGCGCACGCCGGCGACGGCAACACCCACCCGCTGGTCTGCTTCGACCCCGCCGACCCCGACGAGGAGCGCCGCGCCCGAGAGGCGTTCGACGCCATCATGGCCCTCGGCCTCCGGCTGGGCGGCACCATCACCGGCGAACACGGCGTCGGCGTCCTGAAGAAGGACTGGCTCGCCCGGGAACTCGGCCCGGACGGCGTCGAGTTGCACCGCGGCATCAAGGCGGTCTTCGACCCCTTGGGAATCCTCAACCCCGGCAAACTGTTCTAG
- a CDS encoding helix-turn-helix domain-containing protein, which produces MSRRNATGGTAATNAAVFGEVLRHYREAAGLTQQELAGKIPCDRSQVARVEAGTRVPHGTFAKKCDELLATGGVLLKMWGKIDWYPEVGHPDWFQRRADMDAVAVALREYQNQVVPGLLQTEDYARALFSRVASGEDVEERVRARLSRQQRFLAEDGPLYVAVLDESCLRNVVGSSAVMRDQCAHLLAVGRRPNIRVQVAPAHLAELVRPDTSMSLIKLPDGREWVYSESLNSGHFNDDPAVYARHSQTYDVLRADALSARESASLISEALEGYGHHGQERPQHGDVDQEQLQRRQRRQLHRGGPRFPRRRPRS; this is translated from the coding sequence GTGAGTCGACGCAATGCCACGGGGGGAACGGCCGCCACCAACGCCGCCGTGTTCGGGGAGGTGTTGCGGCACTACCGGGAGGCGGCGGGGCTCACCCAGCAGGAACTGGCGGGGAAGATCCCGTGCGACCGGTCGCAGGTGGCGCGTGTCGAGGCGGGCACCCGCGTCCCGCACGGCACCTTCGCCAAGAAGTGCGACGAACTCCTCGCCACGGGCGGGGTCTTGCTGAAGATGTGGGGGAAGATCGACTGGTATCCGGAGGTGGGGCATCCTGATTGGTTCCAGCGTCGGGCCGATATGGATGCGGTGGCGGTCGCCCTGCGCGAGTACCAGAACCAGGTCGTGCCTGGTCTGCTTCAAACGGAGGACTACGCACGGGCGTTGTTCTCCCGCGTCGCCAGCGGTGAGGACGTGGAAGAGCGCGTACGAGCGCGACTGAGCCGACAGCAACGATTCCTGGCCGAGGATGGCCCGCTGTACGTTGCGGTCCTCGACGAAAGCTGCCTGCGCAACGTGGTGGGGAGTTCAGCCGTCATGCGTGACCAGTGCGCGCATCTGCTCGCCGTGGGGCGGCGGCCCAATATCCGCGTACAGGTCGCCCCGGCCCATCTCGCCGAACTTGTCCGCCCCGACACGTCGATGTCGCTGATCAAGCTGCCCGACGGGCGCGAGTGGGTCTACTCGGAATCGCTGAACAGCGGCCATTTCAACGACGATCCGGCCGTCTACGCGCGCCACAGTCAGACCTATGATGTGCTCAGGGCGGACGCCCTGTCTGCTCGGGAGTCTGCTTCGCTGATCAGCGAAGCATTGGAAGGGTACGGGCATCATGGACAGGAACGGCCTCAGCACGGCGACGTGGATCAAGAGCAGCTACAGCGGCGCCAACGGCGGCAACTGCATCGAGGTGGCCCCCGGTTTCCCCGGCGTCGTCCCCGTTCGTGA
- a CDS encoding DUF397 domain-containing protein produces the protein MAPGFPGVVPVRDSKDPSGPMLMVSAGGWSAFISAVKAGS, from the coding sequence GTGGCCCCCGGTTTCCCCGGCGTCGTCCCCGTTCGTGATTCGAAGGACCCGAGCGGTCCCATGCTGATGGTTTCGGCGGGTGGCTGGTCGGCCTTCATCTCGGCGGTAAAGGCGGGAAGTTGA
- a CDS encoding DUF397 domain-containing protein, producing MDAHELNSTTWIKSSYSDDNGGNCVEAAPGSPGVVPVRDSKVPQGPELRFPALGWASFVAAVKGGAFTG from the coding sequence ATGGACGCGCACGAGTTGAACTCCACGACCTGGATCAAGAGCAGCTACAGCGACGACAACGGCGGCAACTGCGTCGAGGCGGCCCCCGGCTCCCCCGGAGTCGTCCCCGTTCGTGACAGCAAGGTCCCGCAGGGGCCGGAGTTGCGTTTCCCGGCGCTCGGTTGGGCCTCGTTCGTCGCCGCGGTCAAGGGCGGCGCGTTCACCGGCTGA
- a CDS encoding dihydrolipoyl dehydrogenase family protein: MSANGTTRADAKASSDGYEDLYDVIVLGGGPTGENLADRVHAAGLSAVLVEHELVGGECSYWACMPSKALLRPVVARSEARRVPGVPEAVDGPLDAPAVLAHRDAFASYWKDDGQVRWLDGAGIDLVRGRGRLAGPRKVVVDGGRTLHARHAVAVCTGSRPVLPDVPGLVEAKPWTSRDATSSGSVPGRLVIVGGGVVGVEMATAWRALGASVTLLVRGDGLLPRMEPFAGHLVAEALAEAGVFLRTGVEVREVRREAPGGPVTVLLDGAGGGEIVADELLIATGRAPRTEDLGLETVGLTPGGWLEVDDTLRVTGVPGGWLYGAGDVNHRALLTHQGKYQARIAGAAIAARARGVPLLETDRWGAHTASADRHAVPQVVFTDPEAASVGLTAAEAERAGHRVRVVDHDLGAVAGASLYADGYRGRARMVVDLDREVLLGATFVGPGVGELLHAATVAVAGEVPVERLWHAVPAYPTISEVWLRLLEAYRDEGA; encoded by the coding sequence ATGTCAGCGAACGGAACGACCCGAGCGGATGCGAAAGCCTCAAGCGACGGGTACGAGGACCTCTACGACGTCATCGTGTTGGGCGGCGGGCCGACCGGCGAGAACCTCGCCGACCGGGTGCACGCCGCCGGTCTGAGCGCGGTGCTGGTGGAGCACGAACTCGTGGGCGGGGAGTGCTCGTACTGGGCGTGCATGCCCAGTAAGGCGCTGCTGCGGCCGGTGGTGGCGCGGTCCGAGGCGCGCCGGGTGCCGGGGGTGCCGGAGGCGGTCGACGGGCCGCTGGACGCGCCGGCCGTGCTCGCCCACCGTGACGCGTTCGCCTCGTACTGGAAGGACGACGGGCAGGTCCGCTGGCTGGACGGGGCCGGCATCGACCTGGTGCGCGGCCGGGGACGGCTCGCCGGGCCGCGCAAGGTGGTCGTCGACGGCGGGCGGACGCTGCACGCGCGGCACGCGGTCGCGGTGTGCACCGGCAGCCGCCCGGTGCTGCCGGACGTGCCCGGGTTGGTCGAGGCGAAGCCGTGGACGAGCCGCGACGCCACCAGCTCCGGGAGCGTGCCGGGGCGGCTGGTGATCGTCGGTGGTGGCGTGGTGGGCGTCGAAATGGCCACCGCCTGGCGGGCGTTGGGGGCCTCGGTGACGCTCCTGGTGCGCGGGGACGGGCTGTTGCCCCGTATGGAACCGTTCGCGGGCCACCTGGTCGCGGAGGCGCTCGCCGAGGCGGGGGTGTTCCTGCGGACCGGGGTGGAGGTGCGCGAGGTGCGCCGGGAGGCGCCGGGCGGGCCGGTCACCGTGCTGCTGGACGGCGCGGGGGGCGGGGAGATCGTCGCCGACGAGTTGTTGATCGCCACGGGGCGGGCGCCGCGTACGGAGGACCTGGGGTTGGAGACCGTCGGCCTGACGCCGGGCGGTTGGCTGGAGGTGGACGACACCCTGCGGGTGACCGGCGTGCCCGGCGGCTGGCTCTACGGCGCCGGCGACGTCAACCACCGTGCCCTCCTCACCCATCAGGGCAAGTACCAGGCCCGGATCGCCGGCGCCGCGATCGCCGCCCGGGCCCGCGGGGTCCCGCTGCTGGAGACCGACCGCTGGGGCGCGCACACCGCCAGCGCGGACCGGCACGCCGTCCCGCAGGTCGTCTTCACCGACCCCGAGGCCGCCTCGGTGGGCCTGACCGCGGCGGAGGCGGAGCGCGCCGGCCACCGGGTCCGGGTCGTCGACCACGACCTGGGCGCGGTGGCCGGGGCGTCCCTGTACGCCGACGGCTACCGCGGCCGGGCCCGGATGGTCGTCGACCTGGACCGGGAGGTGCTGCTGGGCGCCACCTTCGTCGGTCCCGGGGTCGGTGAACTGCTGCACGCGGCGACCGTCGCGGTCGCCGGTGAGGTGCCCGTGGAACGCCTCTGGCACGCGGTTCCCGCCTACCCGACGATCAGCGAGGTGTGGCTGCGGCTGCTGGAGGCGTACCGCGACGAGGGGGCGTAA
- a CDS encoding SsgA family sporulation/cell division regulator — protein MNTVVERELELGLVLSPERSIPVPARLTYRTDDPYAVHIAFHVGSDCPVHWTFARELLVEGVFRPSGEGDVRVWPTKLNGRSLVCMALTSPDGDALLEAPAAAVSAWLERTLRIVPPGTESTHLGIDKGLNALLALTSRDDAGPGGAWPSDESPEPGA, from the coding sequence ATGAACACAGTGGTGGAACGAGAGTTGGAACTGGGCCTGGTGCTGTCGCCGGAGCGCTCCATCCCGGTCCCGGCGCGACTGACGTACCGGACCGATGACCCCTATGCCGTCCACATCGCCTTCCACGTCGGGTCGGACTGCCCCGTCCACTGGACGTTCGCCCGGGAGTTGCTCGTCGAGGGCGTCTTCCGACCGTCCGGCGAGGGCGACGTCCGGGTCTGGCCGACGAAGCTGAACGGTCGCAGCCTGGTCTGCATGGCGCTCACCTCGCCCGACGGGGACGCCCTGTTGGAGGCGCCGGCCGCCGCGGTGTCGGCCTGGTTGGAGCGCACCCTGCGGATCGTCCCGCCGGGCACGGAGAGCACCCACCTAGGCATCGACAAAGGGCTGAACGCGCTGCTCGCCCTGACGTCCCGGGACGACGCCGGTCCGGGCGGCGCCTGGCCGTCGGACGAATCACCCGAACCGGGGGCGTGA
- a CDS encoding RDD family protein: MSSPTAGSAGGNPTPGFYPDPSIPGYIRYWNGAAWVPGTSRPAPAEGEPMPAPPPGVAPVTPAPAAVEETGPVFLDDAAATGPGAATPPGAAGTGQDGAPSWHADASRQAGFGEDGRISWGPAGQAPAGAQAGGPGAGLPPQRAAEPEEAAGAGAAALPADVPADGTVAFRTGAPAAGRGSGDQGTTAFRAVRPGQAPAADQGTTAFRAVRPEAAEGPRPAAKNETMAFRLPSVGKQPQAGGAPQSLPSTGAPAPQGPQAPRPPAAQQPPATPAPAPGPPPQGGPAGDDGVIPWKPPTADVFFAAAQAAQGHPAALGRRLAARLIDTLVLAVVALAVAQPLWSTVTDHLDAKVEAARQSGHQVTVYLVDGTTAPVFLTILAVVLIGGGLYEVLPTLKWGRTLGKKLCGVRVLDIESHDTPEPMQAVKRWLVYGVLGVAVVGVVNALWCLVDKPWRQCWHDKVARTFVAADRASD; encoded by the coding sequence ATGAGCTCCCCCACCGCAGGATCCGCCGGCGGCAACCCCACGCCAGGCTTCTACCCGGACCCGTCCATCCCCGGCTACATCCGCTACTGGAACGGCGCCGCGTGGGTCCCGGGCACCAGCCGTCCGGCCCCTGCCGAGGGCGAGCCGATGCCGGCGCCGCCGCCCGGCGTGGCCCCGGTGACGCCCGCGCCGGCCGCCGTCGAGGAGACCGGCCCGGTCTTCCTGGACGACGCGGCGGCGACCGGTCCCGGTGCCGCGACGCCGCCCGGGGCCGCCGGCACCGGCCAGGACGGGGCGCCCTCTTGGCACGCCGACGCCTCCCGGCAGGCCGGCTTCGGCGAGGACGGCCGAATCTCCTGGGGCCCGGCCGGGCAGGCCCCCGCGGGCGCCCAGGCCGGCGGTCCCGGGGCCGGGCTCCCGCCGCAGCGCGCCGCGGAGCCCGAGGAGGCCGCGGGCGCCGGCGCGGCCGCGCTCCCGGCGGACGTCCCGGCCGACGGGACGGTCGCGTTCCGCACCGGCGCCCCGGCGGCCGGCCGCGGCTCCGGCGACCAGGGGACCACCGCGTTCCGCGCCGTCCGGCCCGGCCAGGCACCCGCCGCTGACCAGGGCACCACCGCCTTCCGCGCGGTCCGCCCGGAGGCCGCCGAGGGCCCCCGGCCCGCCGCCAAGAACGAGACGATGGCCTTCCGGCTCCCGTCGGTGGGCAAGCAGCCCCAGGCCGGCGGCGCACCGCAATCCCTGCCGTCCACCGGGGCGCCGGCCCCGCAGGGCCCCCAGGCACCCCGTCCGCCGGCCGCCCAGCAGCCCCCGGCCACCCCGGCGCCCGCGCCCGGCCCGCCGCCGCAGGGCGGCCCCGCCGGCGACGACGGCGTCATCCCCTGGAAGCCGCCGACCGCCGACGTCTTCTTCGCCGCCGCGCAGGCCGCGCAGGGCCATCCGGCCGCGCTGGGGCGGCGGTTGGCGGCCCGGCTGATCGACACCCTGGTGCTGGCCGTGGTCGCCCTCGCGGTGGCGCAGCCGCTGTGGTCCACGGTCACCGACCACCTCGACGCCAAGGTCGAGGCGGCCAGGCAGTCCGGCCATCAAGTGACGGTCTATCTGGTCGACGGCACCACCGCCCCCGTCTTCCTGACGATCCTGGCCGTCGTCCTGATCGGCGGCGGCCTCTACGAGGTGCTGCCGACCCTCAAGTGGGGCCGCACGCTCGGCAAGAAGCTGTGCGGCGTGCGGGTGTTGGACATCGAGAGCCACGACACCCCGGAGCCGATGCAGGCCGTCAAGCGCTGGCTGGTCTACGGCGTGCTCGGCGTCGCGGTGGTCGGCGTCGTCAACGCCCTGTGGTGCCTGGTCGACAAGCCCTGGCGGCAGTGCTGGCACGACAAGGTGGCCCGCACCTTCGTCGCCGCCGACCGGGCGTCCGACTGA
- a CDS encoding RDD family protein encodes MSTDQPRPGPGEPPENDPFQKQPPEPGAGGAPHDAGPGEGAGTPPPGGPPPPGGPPPPGAGPPPSYGGGPYGGPSAGGPYGAGEYGADPLAGMPPLAHRGKRLLARIIDAILIGVPVTLIMNAIVGWVDYFSTSNVETSKQATVSGVTMLVYLIYEGLMLTARGQTVGKMAMRIRVAMLADGAIPTPVAGWTRAAVYTLPEIIPCCGFIFWLINVLWCTWDKPYQQCLHDKAARTVVVATD; translated from the coding sequence ATGAGCACCGACCAGCCCCGCCCCGGCCCCGGCGAACCGCCGGAGAACGACCCGTTCCAGAAGCAGCCGCCCGAGCCCGGCGCGGGCGGAGCCCCGCACGACGCCGGCCCGGGCGAGGGCGCCGGCACCCCGCCACCGGGCGGCCCCCCACCCCCCGGAGGCCCGCCGCCCCCGGGAGCAGGACCGCCACCGTCCTACGGGGGCGGCCCCTACGGCGGCCCCTCGGCGGGCGGCCCCTACGGCGCGGGGGAGTACGGGGCCGACCCCCTGGCGGGGATGCCGCCGTTGGCCCACCGCGGCAAGCGCCTCCTGGCCCGGATCATCGACGCGATCCTCATCGGCGTCCCGGTCACCCTGATCATGAACGCGATCGTCGGCTGGGTGGACTACTTCAGCACCAGCAACGTGGAGACCAGCAAGCAGGCGACGGTGTCCGGCGTGACGATGCTGGTCTACCTGATCTACGAGGGGCTGATGCTGACCGCCCGCGGCCAGACGGTCGGCAAGATGGCGATGCGGATCCGCGTCGCGATGCTCGCCGACGGCGCCATCCCGACGCCGGTGGCCGGGTGGACCCGGGCCGCGGTCTACACCCTGCCGGAGATCATCCCCTGCTGCGGCTTCATCTTCTGGCTGATCAACGTGTTGTGGTGCACCTGGGACAAGCCGTACCAGCAGTGCCTGCACGACAAGGCGGCCCGGACCGTGGTGGTGGCCACGGACTGA